In Nostoc sp. UHCC 0926, a single genomic region encodes these proteins:
- the ptsP gene encoding phosphoenolpyruvate--protein phosphotransferase, with protein sequence MIGIVIVSHSKQLALGVRELAAQMVHGQVPIAVAAGIEDPENPLGTDPIQVYEAIASVFSDDGVLVLMDLGSALLSAEMAIEFLPEAQQQKVYLCEAPLVEGAIAAVVAAAAGRDIHQVMAEARGALLAKATQLGVVSSPLSVVSSNTPTTNGESPTQEIRLIVSNRLGLHARPAAQFVATAARFQSQILVQNLTRNTELVRGDSINQVTTLGVRQGHELVITATGSDADEALAALQALFANNFGEDNVALNSPPALHHKVTPATHGELLGIAASAGVAIAPIVHYQPTHISIREYHVDDPEAEWQRVQAAIHTARQEIQAVFSQASIQIGDAEAAIFDAQLLFLEDPVLLEAAKERILEHHLNAEAAWQAVVDEVATSYHTLEDSYLQERVDDVVDVGQRVLRLLAGNAAAKVHLDEPAILVATDLTPSDTAGLDPTKVLGICTTSGSATSHSAIIARTLGIPAVLGVDAQVLHLADGTVMALDGESGRAWVEPESHILDLLAAKQSAWQTAQQQARATAHQAAITRDRRQVSVFANIGSISDVQVAVASGAEGVGLLRTEFLYLERTNAPTEEEQLEVYQAIAQVLDNRPLIIRTLDVGGDKPLPYLRVGLREANPFLGLRGIRFCLDNLDLFKTQLRAILRASVGHQIKIMLPMIATVTEVRAAKTILGEVQAELNQAGIPFDAAMKVGIMVEVPSAVAIADQLAAEVDFFSIGTNDLSQYVMASDRTNPRVANLVDALHPAVLRMVQQAIQAANAAGISVGLCGELAADTLATPILLGLGLDELSVNPQSIAGVKQAIARLSIVECEAIVASALQQDSAVHVRELISTSVTPPA encoded by the coding sequence GTGATCGGAATTGTCATCGTTTCTCACAGTAAACAACTAGCTCTGGGTGTGCGGGAACTCGCCGCGCAAATGGTTCACGGCCAAGTCCCTATAGCTGTTGCAGCAGGGATTGAAGATCCGGAAAACCCATTGGGTACAGATCCCATCCAGGTTTATGAAGCGATCGCTTCTGTTTTCTCCGATGATGGTGTCTTGGTGTTAATGGATTTGGGTAGTGCTTTGCTGAGTGCAGAAATGGCAATAGAGTTTCTCCCAGAAGCACAGCAGCAAAAAGTGTATCTGTGTGAAGCACCTCTAGTAGAAGGTGCGATCGCTGCTGTGGTGGCTGCTGCTGCTGGTAGGGACATTCACCAAGTGATGGCGGAAGCCCGCGGCGCCCTCCTAGCAAAAGCAACTCAATTGGGTGTAGTTAGTAGTCCGTTGTCAGTTGTCAGTAGCAACACCCCAACAACAAATGGAGAATCACCAACGCAAGAAATCCGGTTGATTGTGAGCAATCGCTTAGGATTACACGCCCGTCCCGCAGCACAGTTTGTAGCAACCGCAGCCCGGTTTCAATCCCAAATTCTGGTGCAGAATTTAACCAGAAATACTGAGCTAGTCAGGGGTGACAGTATTAACCAAGTTACAACTTTAGGGGTACGTCAAGGGCACGAACTAGTGATTACTGCTACTGGTTCTGATGCAGATGAAGCGCTGGCAGCATTACAGGCATTATTCGCAAATAACTTTGGTGAAGATAATGTTGCCTTGAATTCTCCACCAGCACTTCACCATAAAGTTACTCCAGCAACTCACGGCGAACTTTTGGGAATTGCAGCTTCTGCTGGAGTAGCGATCGCACCCATTGTTCATTATCAACCCACCCATATTTCGATTAGGGAATACCACGTAGATGATCCTGAGGCAGAGTGGCAACGAGTACAAGCAGCAATTCACACTGCCCGACAGGAAATCCAAGCAGTTTTTTCACAAGCATCTATTCAAATTGGTGATGCTGAGGCTGCCATCTTTGACGCTCAACTACTATTTTTAGAAGATCCAGTATTGTTGGAAGCGGCTAAAGAGCGCATCTTAGAACACCATCTAAATGCTGAAGCCGCTTGGCAAGCCGTAGTAGATGAAGTAGCGACTTCCTACCACACACTTGAAGATTCTTACCTGCAAGAGCGAGTTGACGATGTTGTGGATGTTGGGCAAAGAGTGCTGCGATTACTAGCTGGGAATGCCGCTGCAAAAGTGCATCTTGATGAACCTGCTATTTTGGTAGCGACTGATTTAACTCCCTCAGATACCGCTGGACTAGATCCGACAAAGGTATTGGGTATTTGTACTACTTCAGGTAGCGCTACTTCTCACAGCGCCATTATCGCCCGGACATTGGGTATTCCCGCAGTTTTGGGAGTGGATGCCCAGGTGTTGCACTTGGCGGATGGTACAGTTATGGCACTTGATGGTGAAAGTGGCAGAGCTTGGGTAGAACCAGAATCACATATCCTAGATTTACTAGCAGCAAAGCAGTCAGCTTGGCAAACTGCCCAACAGCAAGCACGAGCTACGGCACACCAGGCAGCAATTACTCGTGATCGTCGGCAAGTTAGCGTCTTCGCAAATATTGGTAGTATAAGTGATGTCCAAGTTGCTGTAGCTAGTGGTGCAGAAGGCGTGGGACTACTCCGCACTGAGTTTCTCTATCTCGAACGGACAAACGCCCCCACTGAAGAAGAACAACTAGAAGTGTATCAGGCGATCGCCCAAGTTTTAGATAATCGTCCGTTGATTATTCGTACCTTAGATGTAGGTGGTGATAAGCCACTCCCCTATCTGAGAGTAGGGTTAAGAGAAGCTAATCCTTTCTTAGGTTTGCGGGGAATTCGTTTCTGTTTGGATAATTTAGATTTGTTCAAAACTCAGTTACGGGCAATTTTGAGAGCCAGTGTGGGACACCAAATTAAGATCATGTTGCCGATGATTGCTACTGTAACGGAGGTACGTGCAGCTAAAACAATCTTGGGTGAAGTGCAGGCGGAACTAAATCAAGCTGGTATCCCCTTCGATGCAGCGATGAAAGTAGGAATTATGGTGGAGGTTCCGTCAGCTGTGGCGATCGCTGATCAGTTAGCCGCTGAAGTAGACTTCTTTAGTATAGGCACTAATGATCTGAGTCAGTACGTCATGGCTAGCGATCGCACTAATCCCCGCGTGGCAAATTTGGTTGATGCGCTACACCCAGCAGTGTTACGAATGGTGCAGCAAGCTATCCAAGCTGCCAATGCGGCAGGGATTTCGGTGGGATTATGTGGAGAATTAGCAGCAGATACTTTAGCAACACCAATTTTATTAGGTTTAGGGCTGGATGAGTTGAGCGTGAATCCTCAAAGTATAGCTGGAGTTAAGCAAGCGATCGCTCGGTTAAGTATAGTTGAATGTGAAGCGATCGTGGCATCAGCATTACAACAAGATTCCGCAGTTCATGTCAGAGAACTAATCTCAACTTCAGTTACTCCGCCTGCATAA
- a CDS encoding TonB-dependent receptor plug domain-containing protein, whose translation MKKDFLLLTAALPGLLIAFPGFAAESEIKQRNTDKSTEIISDIPSLSEIELPAINAELLTQQSAPNEVNPETQSETEQTPSDDADIHIEAIGEKDNLPQSTPTYVIDKEEIQKQGVTSLADILKRMPGFAINDVGHGADTHTGTYYRGASINQSVFLINGRPINNNVNTYHGGTDLNSIPVEAIERVELYSGTASALYGSSAFGGVVNIITKEGYGKPKLSASAEFGSLSLNNQQVSYGGSSDNVKYNFSFERFFTDNRYRVPVGAANRDSQGFLSNADTATSTYFGSIGLDLDQKNSLNLDVTKLSSRRGLIYFGFPLQRDRLDHDGLNVGLSWKTRLGNGESSNLITSIGYNQDYFSTYGPTGAFYRIGALDTQQLTARVDHEWKVTSSNKLRWGLDLKNTDLTGDVLSTNPSSIGKNETEDRNLFNTALFAVNTWNISENFLIDLGLRQTFDSQFGNYLNPSVGLRYAITPIVAVRGSWAGAQRNPGLDQLYVYDTVHGWEPNPDLRPETGSTWSAGVDVNFSENLIGQFTYFGSSIGDRLGVIDGKWANIGLVDTNGLEAALQLRIAAGWSTFLNYTYTDSQIKTGSERGLQLGLIPYSVLQSGVGYENAGWQANLYVTYNSGARRAFFTNPGDKTTDFAPSFVNLDLSGRIPLTMNLGLTVYLENLLGEQYERVNRIYSPGFTFRVSLSANF comes from the coding sequence GTGAAAAAGGATTTTTTGTTACTAACAGCTGCTTTACCAGGTTTACTGATAGCATTTCCTGGCTTTGCTGCTGAGAGTGAAATTAAGCAGAGAAATACTGATAAATCAACCGAAATTATTTCAGATATTCCGAGTTTGAGTGAAATCGAGCTACCCGCTATTAATGCCGAATTATTAACTCAACAATCTGCACCGAATGAAGTTAATCCAGAAACTCAATCAGAAACAGAGCAAACTCCGAGCGATGATGCAGACATTCACATAGAAGCGATCGGAGAAAAAGATAACCTACCTCAATCTACTCCAACTTACGTAATTGATAAAGAAGAAATTCAAAAGCAGGGCGTTACAAGTTTAGCCGATATTTTGAAAAGAATGCCTGGTTTTGCGATCAATGATGTAGGTCATGGTGCAGATACTCACACAGGTACATACTATCGGGGAGCCTCAATTAATCAATCTGTATTTCTGATTAATGGCAGACCAATTAATAATAATGTTAACACTTATCATGGTGGAACTGACTTAAATAGCATTCCTGTAGAGGCTATTGAGCGAGTGGAATTATACAGTGGGACAGCCTCTGCTTTGTATGGTTCATCAGCCTTTGGGGGAGTTGTGAATATCATCACCAAGGAAGGTTATGGCAAACCTAAATTGAGTGCTAGTGCAGAATTTGGCTCATTAAGTTTAAATAATCAACAAGTGAGCTATGGTGGTTCATCTGATAATGTAAAGTACAACTTCAGCTTTGAAAGATTCTTTACAGATAACCGTTACCGCGTCCCTGTAGGTGCAGCAAATCGTGATAGTCAGGGATTTTTATCAAATGCAGACACAGCTACAAGTACTTATTTTGGTAGCATTGGACTAGATTTAGATCAGAAAAATTCTTTGAATTTAGATGTTACTAAACTCAGCAGTCGTCGCGGCTTAATTTATTTTGGTTTTCCTCTCCAAAGAGATAGATTAGACCACGATGGTTTAAACGTTGGCTTATCCTGGAAAACTCGGCTAGGTAATGGGGAAAGCTCTAACCTGATAACCTCAATTGGTTATAACCAAGATTATTTCAGCACCTATGGTCCTACAGGAGCATTTTACCGTATAGGAGCTTTAGATACACAACAACTCACAGCCAGGGTAGATCATGAGTGGAAAGTTACTTCCAGTAATAAATTACGCTGGGGATTAGATTTGAAAAACACCGACTTAACCGGTGATGTTCTGAGTACAAATCCTAGTAGTATTGGCAAGAACGAAACTGAAGATAGGAATTTGTTCAATACAGCTTTATTTGCTGTCAATACTTGGAATATTAGTGAGAATTTTTTGATAGATTTAGGGCTAAGGCAAACCTTTGACAGCCAGTTTGGAAATTATCTCAACCCTAGTGTTGGGTTACGTTATGCCATCACACCAATAGTAGCAGTGCGTGGAAGTTGGGCAGGGGCACAACGCAATCCTGGGTTAGATCAGTTGTATGTTTATGATACAGTTCATGGTTGGGAACCTAATCCTGATTTAAGACCGGAAACTGGCTCTACTTGGAGTGCGGGAGTAGATGTCAATTTTTCGGAAAATCTAATTGGACAGTTTACTTACTTTGGTAGTAGTATAGGCGATCGCTTGGGAGTCATAGATGGAAAATGGGCAAATATTGGACTGGTAGATACCAATGGTTTAGAGGCAGCTTTGCAATTAAGAATTGCGGCTGGCTGGTCAACTTTCCTCAACTATACTTATACAGATTCCCAAATAAAAACAGGCTCAGAGAGAGGTTTGCAGTTAGGTTTGATTCCCTACTCTGTACTCCAAAGTGGTGTAGGTTATGAAAATGCGGGATGGCAGGCTAACTTATATGTTACTTACAATAGTGGCGCTCGTAGAGCCTTTTTTACTAACCCTGGTGACAAGACTACAGATTTTGCACCATCTTTTGTAAATTTAGATTTGAGCGGTCGTATACCTTTAACTATGAATTTAGGACTGACAGTTTACTTAGAAAATCTACTAGGTGAGCAATATGAGCGAGTTAATCGCATATATAGCCCTGGATTTACTTTCCGTGTGAGTTTAAGCGCCAATTTTTAA